AGTACGCGGCGGGACCGGCGAGCAGGGCGACGACCGCCGCGAGGGCCGCGATGCCCGTCAGCCGCTGCCGCCCCGTGAACCGGCCGAGCAGCAGCCCGATCACGGCGACCGCACCCGCGACCCCGGCCACGACCTCGGCGACCGTGTACAGCGTCCCGGAGCCGGAGACCCGCTGGAGCAGGACGACCGCCCACACCGTGCTGCCCGCGATCGCCACCGGCAGCACCCATCCCCTCGCCCACGCTCGAACTCGCTTGCGCGGGGGGACCCCCACCGCCGCCGAACCCTCCCGGAAGGCCCTGTACAGCATCACGCCGCCGATCCCGGCCAGAGCCGCGACACCGGGCGCCATGGCGGTGACGTAGTACGGGTGGAAGGTGCCCTCGGCGAGCGCGAAGGTCAGGTAGTGCAGGACGAACCAGCCGCCCCACAGCAGCAGCGCCGCCCGCTTGGCGTCCGTACGAGGGGCCCGGCCGCGCAGCACCACACCGCCGATCAGGGCAACGAGCGCGAAGGGGATCAGCCAGGAGATCTGGCCGCCCATGATGCTGTTGAACAGCCGGTACACCCCCGCATCACCGCCGAAACTGGCGCCGTTGCCCTGCGAGCCCACCGAGGAACTCGCCCCGAAGATGCGGCCGAAGCCGTTGTAGCCGATGACCAGGTCCCACACCGTGTTGTCGGTGGAGCCGCCGATGTACGGCCGGGAGGACGCCGGAATGAGGTCGACGACCACCATCCACCAGGCGCTGGAGACGACCAGCGCCACCGTGCCGACGGCGAGATTACGGATCCGCCTGCCCAGGCCGAGCTGAGCGGCCCAGAGGTAGACGAGGAAGAAGACCGGCAGGACGACGTAGGCCTGCATCATCTTGGTGTTGAAGGCGAAGCCGATCGCCACCCCGGACCACACCAGCGGCAGCAGCCGCCCGGTGCGCACGGCCTTCATCAGCGCGGCCGCGCCGAGCAGCATCAGGAAGACCAGGACCGGGTCGGGGTTGGTGTCCCGGGTGATGGCGACGGTGATCGGCGTGAGGGTGAGCGCGAGCGCCGCGATCGTGGCCGCGACGGCGCCGAAGTCCCGCTTGACCATGCGGTACAGCAGGGCCACCGAGCCGGTGCCGAGCGCGACCATCGGCAGCATCAACTGCCAGGTGCCGTAGCCGAAGACGCGGGCCGAGAGGCCCATCACCCACAGGGCGAAGGGCGGTTTGTCGACCGTGATGAAGCTGCCCGCGTCCAGGGCGCCGAAGAAGAACGCCTTCCAGCTCTTGGTGCCGGAGTAGACGGCCGCGTTGTAGAAGGTGTTGCCGCTGACGGACGACATGTTCCAGGCGTACAGCGCCGTGGCCAGCACGAGGATCGCCCACAGAGCGGGGCGGGCCCAGCGCGGATCGTCCGGGGGACCGGTGAACAGTCCGCGCAGCCGGCTGCGCGCGGCGGGCGGCGCGGCCCGGTGCCGGCCGTCCTGGGTGGTCGGCGCGGGCGGTGGGGCGAGGGTCGTCATGGCACGTACTCCAGGTCTCCGAGCGGTGGTTGTGACGACCCTCGGGCCCTGGGCTGGGCGATCGCTGTGCCTTCGCTGAACGAAGCATGAGAATCAGGGGATTCACAGGAAGGACACAGTGGGGCCGGATGCGGCACCCAGGAACGACGGTCGGCGTGGCACCGGGACGGTTGTGTTCCTGGGAACTGGGACGGGCCGCCCGGGGCGGGGGACATGGCGACGGGGGAAGCATGGAGGGCACGGCCGCGATCGTCTTCGTCCACGGGCTGTTCTCCTCGTTCGAGACCTGGCGCGACCTCGGCGCGGAGTCATCGGCGGCGCCCGGTCTTGCACAGGATCTCGACACGGTCGCCGACAGCCTCAGAAGCTTTCTGGACGGCCAGCCGAACCCGGCCGCCCGCCACGACTCCCTCGTCTTCCTCCAGGACCTCGCCAAGGACCTCAGCAGGCCGGTCTTCCACGACGGCCGCAAGCACCGTGACCGCCGGCCGGCCCAGTACCTGACCGACCACTTCCGCCAGTCCACCGAGCTGAACGTCGAGGGTGTCCGGAGCCGGAAGCCGCGAAGGGTGAGGGCACGCTGCGACTCATCAAAGGGTCGGAAGGGGTGCACGACCTCAACCGCAGTCACGTAACACAAGCCGTCTAGACTCTGCCGGACGGCCTGCCGGACTGGCCGAATGCGGACAACTTCTGCCAGACCCGAAGGGTATTCGGCGCTTTGATACGGATAGATTCAGTCACCAAGCGGTACCCGGACGGCACGGTGGCGGTCGACCGGCTCTCGTTGGAGATTCCCGACCGTTCGATCACCGTCCTCGTCGGTCCCTCGGGCTGCGGCAAGACGACGACGCTGCGCATGATCAACCGGATGGTCGAGCCCAGCGAGGGGACCATCCTGATCGACGGCAAGGACAGCCGGCAGCAGCCGGTCAACACGCTGCGCCGGTCCATGGGCTACGTCATCCAGAACGCCGGTCTCTTCCAGCACCGCACGATCGTCGACAACATCGCCACCGTGCCCCGGATGCTGGGCTGGGGCAAGGAGAAGGCGCGGGCCCGGGCGCGAGAGCTGATGGAGCGGGTCGGGCTCGACGGCTCGCTCGCCAAGCGGTACCCCTACCAGTTGTCCGGCGGACAGCAGCAGCGCGTCGGGGTGGCGCGGGCGCTCGCCGCCGATCCGCCGGTGCTGCTGATGGACGAGCCGTTCTCGGCCGTCGACCCCGTCGTCCGCAAGGGTCTCCAGGACGAACTCCTGCGCATCCAGGACGAGTTGGGCAAGACCATCGTCTTCGTCACCCATGACATCGACGAGGCCGTCAAGATCGGCACGATGGTCGCCGTGATGCGCACCGGCGGCAAGCTCGCCCAGTACGCGCCGCCCGCCGAACTGCTCTCCAGCCCCGCCGACGCGTTCGTCGAGGACTTCCTCGGCACCGACCGCGGCATCCGGCGGCTCTCCTTCTTCCCTTCCGCGGGCCTGCGACTGCTCACCGGACCGGTCGTCGCGGTCGACGCCACCGCGGAGCAGATCGCCGCGCGGGAGACGGCCGAGGCCCCCTATCTCCTCGTCACCGACGTGGACGGCAAGCCCCTTGGCTGGAGCGAGCCGCGACAGCTGACCGCCGGGAGCATCGACGTCGGGCAACTGTTGCCGTACGGGCGGCCGTTCGTCGCCGGTACGGACTCCCTGCGGGCCGCACTGGACTGTGCCGTGCTCTCGCCCACCGGGTGGGCCGTCGGTGTCGACGCCGAGGGGCGGGTGGCCGGGGTGGTCTCCCAGCAGGCCATCGGCGAGGCGATCCGCGGGGCGCACGCGCAGGGCCGTACGGACGCCCCCGTCCCGGACTCCAAGGTCGGCTGATGGACGGCTTCTTCGACATCCCCAGCGACCTCCAGCACAGCTGGCTCGGTCTCGTCGGACTGCACGTCCGGGAGGCCATGCTGCCGGTCCTCGCCGGGCTGCTGATCTCCCTGCCGCTTGCCCAGCTGTGCGTGCGCTTCCGGTGGCTGTACCCGCCGGTGCTGTGGGTGACGACCGTGCTGTACGCCATCCCGTCGCTGGCCTTCTTCGTGGTCCTCATCGACTACACCGGTCAGACCGAGCTCACGGTGATGATCCCGCTCACCGTCTACACGCTCGTCATCCTGGTACCGGCGATCGTCGACGGAGTCCGTTCGGTGCCGCAGGAGACCATCGCCGCCGCGACGGCCATGGGCTTCGGACCCGTACGCCGTTACGTCCAGGTCCAGTTGCCGATCGCCGTGCCCGCCATCATCGCGGGGCTGCGGGTGGCGACCGTGTCGAGCATCTCCCTCGTCAGCGTCGGCGCGCTCATCGGCAACCAGGGGGCGCTCGGCAACCTCGTCAACGACGCGAACATCTACAACCGGCCCGAACTCGCCGTGAACGCCGTCATCACCATGGCGGCCCTCGCGATCCTCGCCGACGGGCTGCTGGTCGTCGTACGAATGCTTCTGACGCCGTGGATGCCGAGCGGCGCGCGGGCGCGGCGCGCGGAGCGGCCCGAACCGGAGGTCGCCGCCCGGTGAACGTCCTCAACTTCATCAACGCCTTCTTCAGCGACAGCGCGCACTGGCAGGGCTACGACGGGATTCCCACGAGGCTGGGGGAGCACGTCCAGTACACGCTGGAGGCCCTCGCCATCGCCGCGGCGATCGGACTGCCGGTGGGACTCGTCACCGGGCACTACGGGCGGGGCGGCAACGCGCTGGCCCTCATCGCCGTCGCCGGGCGGGCTCTGCCCACCTTCGGTCTGCTGGTGCTGATGACCCTGTCGCTCGGGTTCGGGCTGATCAACGTGATGATCCCGCTGGTCGTGCTCGCCGTGCCGCCGATCCTGGTCACCACCTACGAGGCGATGCGGTCGGTCGACCCCGCACCGGTGGACGCGGCCCGGGGGATGGGCATGCACGACGTGGAGGTGCTCTTCCGGGTCGAGCTTCCGGTCGCCCTTCCGCTGATTCTCGGCGGACTGCGGTCGGCGGCCATCCAGATCGTGTCGACGGCCACGATTGCCGCGTACGTGTCTCTCGGTGGGCTCGGCCGGTACATCGTCGACGGCCTGTACCAGCGCAACTACGAGAAGGTCGTGGGCGGCGCCGCCCTGGTCGCCCTGATGGCGCTGGCCACGCTGGCGGTGTTCTGGGGGATCACCCGGCTCACGGTCTCGCGCGGGGTGCTCAGGAGCAACTAGGCGAAGCGCCGGGGGAGTTCCGATTCCCCCGGCCCCGTCAAGCCTCGGTGCGCGCCAACGCCTGTTCCAGTACGACCAGCAGCGCGTCGCGGACCGAACCGCGCTCCCTCGCGTCGAAGACGATCACCGGGACGCGGTCGTTGACGTCCAGGGCCCAGCGGACCTCGTCCAGGGTGTGTTCGACCCTGCCGTCGAAGGCGTTGACGGCGACCGCGAACGGGATCTGCCGGTGCTCGAAGTAGTCGACCGCGGCATAGCAGTCGTCGAGGCGGCGGGTGTCGACGATGACCAGGCCGCCGAGCGCGCCCTCGACGATGTCGTCCCACATGAAGCCGAAGCGCTCCTGCCCCGGCGTGCCGAACAGGTACAGCTTCAGGGTCGGGTCGACGGTGATGCAGCCGAAGTCCATCGCGACCGTGGTCGTGGTCTTGCGCGGGGTGTGGCTGAGGTCGTCCACGCCCGCGGCGACCTCGGTGATGGCGGCCTCGGTGGTCAGCGGCTCGATCTCGGAGATCGAGCCGACCGCGGTGGTCTTGCCCACCCCGAAGCCACCCGCGATCACCATTTTGACCGGCAGCGGCGGTCGTACGGCGGCGGAGGGCGCGGCCGAGGGCCGGGGGGCCGGTTCAGTCGGTGTCACGGAGTACCCCTCGGGAGTCGGGGATGGCGCGCAGGCCGTCGATGAGCCTGCGCAGGACGGAGGCGTCGTGGGTGACGTCGGTGTCGGGCACGTGCACCGTCAGCTGCCCGGCCGTACGCAGGTCCTCGGCGAGGATCCGCACCACGTTCAGGTGCAGCCGCAGCCGGGCCGCGATCTCCGCGATCGACTGCGGTATCCGGCACGCGGCGACGATGTCGTGCTGTTCGAAGGCGAGCCGGTCGAGCACGGCGAGTCCCTCGGCGGTGGCCACCACCTGGGTCTCGACGGGCATCGTCCGGCCCGACGGATCGGGTGCCACCCGGCCCGCGGTGACGAGGAACGGCCGTACGGCGGGCACGGGACCGCCCGGCTCCGGACTCGGAGGCGTGCTGCCGTCCGCCATGACTGCGCTTCCTCCTCGGTCAGCGCTTCGACGCCGCGCCGACGCTGTTCTTCAGTTCGAGCACGAGCTGGGGGCTGAGCGCGCTGCCGGCACGGTTCGCGAACAGCGTCATCTCGTACGCGATGTTGCCGAGCTTGGCCTCCTTGTCGGTGACGACGCCGAGCACGGCGCCGCTGCCGATCGCGGAGACCAGGACATGGCCGCCCTCCAGGTCGATGATGACCTTGTTGAGGCCGCCGAGGCCGTAGTTGCCGGAGGCACCGGCGGCCAGGCTCGTGATGCCGGAGACGATCGCGGCGAGGCGCTCGGAGTCCGCGTGCTCACGCAGCTCCGACACGGCGATGAGCAGCCCGTCCGAGGACACGGCGATGGCGTCGACGACACCCGCCGTCTCCGTCGCGAAACGGTTCAGCAGCCAGGTGAAGTCGGCTGCGGCGGCCTGCAGGTCGGCGGGCGTGGTGCCTTCCGTAGGCGTGTCACCTGTGGACGTGCTCACTGCTCCGCTCCTTCCGGGGAGTGGTTCTGGTCGTGCGGGGGGTCGGATGCGGTCCTGTGGGTTTCCACGTCGTCCTCGAACACCGGTCTGGTGTGGCTGCCGGTCTCGCTGTCCCGGTGGGCGCGCTCCACGGCCGCCTCGAACTCGTCGAGCGCGTCACGCACGGCCTCGGCGTCCGCGGGCCGGGGCGGGGCGGCCTTGGGCACGGCGTCGGCACCGAGGGTGGTGCGCAGCGTGGCGCCACGGACGCGGCGACGCAGGGGGCGGGCGCCGTCGCCTCCGTCGCCGTTCCCGGTCGCTCCGGCGGTGGTCGCCTCGCCTGAGCGGGCCTGCGGGATCAACGGGGCTGTGCTGGAGGGGATGTCGCGGTGGGGGATACGGCGGGGGAGCGGGGCGGGCTCGCCGGTGGCGGAAGCGGGGGACCCGTTCGATGCGCTGGGGCCGCCTCCCCGGACGCCGGCTTCGGCGGGCGTCGCGTCACCCTGGCCGGACCCGGCCTTCGCCGTTCCGCCCACAGTGGATTCCGCCCGCGCTGCCGGTACCGCACCCGCCGACCGGCTCGTACGGGGGTCCCGTGCCGTCTCCGGGAGTGTTCCGGTGGTGGTCGCAGGTCGCGCGCCCACTACGGGCGCTGCCGTGTGCGGGGTCGCGGTCGAGTTCGGGAGCGTTCCGGTGGCGGTGGCGGACGCGCCCGTCGTCGGTGCCGTACGGGACTCCGCCGCCGTACCCGCCGTCGCCGCCGCACCGCCGGAGGCAACCGCCAGCGGGCTCATCGTCAGCAGCAGGGACGACGGGATCGTCACCTCGGCCGTGACACCGCCGCCGGGCGTGCGGGTGAGGGTGACGCCCACATCCCAGCGGCGCGCCAGCGTGCCGACCACGAACAGGCCGAGCACCTTCGTCGGGACGAGGTCGAGGCGCTCACGGCGGATGAGGCGGGCGTTCTCCTCCTCCAGGCGTTCGGCGCTCATGCCCAGACCGTGGTCGGAGATCACGACCAGCGCGCCCTCGTGACTGTCCTTGACGATCACCTCGACGGGGCTGCCGGCGGGCGAGAAGGACACGGCGTTCTCGACGAGTTCGGCCACCATCAGCGTGAGGTCGCCGATGATGTCGGGCTCGACCATGACCTCCGTGCCGGCCTGGAGGGAGACCCGCTGGAAGCCCTCGATCTGGCCGAGCGCGGCGCGGACGACGTTGGTGAGGGCGAGCGGCCCGGAGTCGAGGACGGTCTCGCGGATGCCGGCGAGCAGCATCAGACTGTCGGCGTTGCGGCGCAGGCGGACCGCGATGTGGTCGATGCTGTAGAGGCGTTCCAGGAGCGCCGGGTCGGTCTCGCCGCGTTCGACCGCGTCGATCAGGGCCAGTTGCCGGGTGGTCAGGTTGCTGACCCGGCGGCCCACGTTGCCGAACATCTCGGCGACGTTGCGGCGGCTGAGCACCTGGCGTTCCAGGAGCGCGACCGAGGTGGTCTGCACCTGGTTGAACACGTCGGCGAGATCACCGATCTCGTCCTTCGCGGTGACCGGCATCTCCTGGAGCCGCGGCGTTCCGGTGTCCTCGGTGTCGTCGTCGGCCACGCGGGCGAGCTCACGGCCCGCCACCTCGGCGACCTGCTTGGCGGCACCGGTGAGCGCCTGCACCGGGCGCACCACCGAGCGTCGTACGGCGACCGAGAAGGCGAGCCAGAGCACGAAGCCGAGGAGAGCCGACCCGAGCAGCCAGGCGGCGTTCGAGCGCGCGTCCCGGGAGGCGGTGTCGGCGCGGTCGGCGATCTGGTCGATGAGCGAGGTCGTCGTCTTCAGCCGGGTCCGGGCCTGGGCGCGGTAGTCCGGGTAGGAGTCGAGGGCCGTCTGGAAGGCGTTCTTGATCTCGGACGGGGTGTCCGCCTGGAGC
This portion of the Streptomyces canus genome encodes:
- a CDS encoding ArnT family glycosyltransferase, yielding MTTLAPPPAPTTQDGRHRAAPPAARSRLRGLFTGPPDDPRWARPALWAILVLATALYAWNMSSVSGNTFYNAAVYSGTKSWKAFFFGALDAGSFITVDKPPFALWVMGLSARVFGYGTWQLMLPMVALGTGSVALLYRMVKRDFGAVAATIAALALTLTPITVAITRDTNPDPVLVFLMLLGAAALMKAVRTGRLLPLVWSGVAIGFAFNTKMMQAYVVLPVFFLVYLWAAQLGLGRRIRNLAVGTVALVVSSAWWMVVVDLIPASSRPYIGGSTDNTVWDLVIGYNGFGRIFGASSSVGSQGNGASFGGDAGVYRLFNSIMGGQISWLIPFALVALIGGVVLRGRAPRTDAKRAALLLWGGWFVLHYLTFALAEGTFHPYYVTAMAPGVAALAGIGGVMLYRAFREGSAAVGVPPRKRVRAWARGWVLPVAIAGSTVWAVVLLQRVSGSGTLYTVAEVVAGVAGAVAVIGLLLGRFTGRQRLTGIAALAAVVALLAGPAAYSASAATSSTNGTNPTAGPSTGGIGGGGGMGGGQRPSGSGGPGGGTGTSNSGSAPSGSSSSSSSSSSSTSSSQSASGRTAGGMGDTQVSAAMISYLKKNQDGATWLVAVATDQTASSIILESGEPVISMGGWSGSDDAMTLAKLKSLVKSGELHYIVVGDSGQGSSNSEISTWVKKNGTAVSAYSGLYRLG
- a CDS encoding ABC transporter ATP-binding protein, whose product is MIRIDSVTKRYPDGTVAVDRLSLEIPDRSITVLVGPSGCGKTTTLRMINRMVEPSEGTILIDGKDSRQQPVNTLRRSMGYVIQNAGLFQHRTIVDNIATVPRMLGWGKEKARARARELMERVGLDGSLAKRYPYQLSGGQQQRVGVARALAADPPVLLMDEPFSAVDPVVRKGLQDELLRIQDELGKTIVFVTHDIDEAVKIGTMVAVMRTGGKLAQYAPPAELLSSPADAFVEDFLGTDRGIRRLSFFPSAGLRLLTGPVVAVDATAEQIAARETAEAPYLLVTDVDGKPLGWSEPRQLTAGSIDVGQLLPYGRPFVAGTDSLRAALDCAVLSPTGWAVGVDAEGRVAGVVSQQAIGEAIRGAHAQGRTDAPVPDSKVG
- a CDS encoding ABC transporter permease; amino-acid sequence: MDGFFDIPSDLQHSWLGLVGLHVREAMLPVLAGLLISLPLAQLCVRFRWLYPPVLWVTTVLYAIPSLAFFVVLIDYTGQTELTVMIPLTVYTLVILVPAIVDGVRSVPQETIAAATAMGFGPVRRYVQVQLPIAVPAIIAGLRVATVSSISLVSVGALIGNQGALGNLVNDANIYNRPELAVNAVITMAALAILADGLLVVVRMLLTPWMPSGARARRAERPEPEVAAR
- a CDS encoding ABC transporter permease translates to MNVLNFINAFFSDSAHWQGYDGIPTRLGEHVQYTLEALAIAAAIGLPVGLVTGHYGRGGNALALIAVAGRALPTFGLLVLMTLSLGFGLINVMIPLVVLAVPPILVTTYEAMRSVDPAPVDAARGMGMHDVEVLFRVELPVALPLILGGLRSAAIQIVSTATIAAYVSLGGLGRYIVDGLYQRNYEKVVGGAALVALMALATLAVFWGITRLTVSRGVLRSN
- a CDS encoding GTP-binding protein, with product MTPTEPAPRPSAAPSAAVRPPLPVKMVIAGGFGVGKTTAVGSISEIEPLTTEAAITEVAAGVDDLSHTPRKTTTTVAMDFGCITVDPTLKLYLFGTPGQERFGFMWDDIVEGALGGLVIVDTRRLDDCYAAVDYFEHRQIPFAVAVNAFDGRVEHTLDEVRWALDVNDRVPVIVFDARERGSVRDALLVVLEQALARTEA
- a CDS encoding DUF742 domain-containing protein, which produces MADGSTPPSPEPGGPVPAVRPFLVTAGRVAPDPSGRTMPVETQVVATAEGLAVLDRLAFEQHDIVAACRIPQSIAEIAARLRLHLNVVRILAEDLRTAGQLTVHVPDTDVTHDASVLRRLIDGLRAIPDSRGVLRDTD
- a CDS encoding roadblock/LC7 domain-containing protein, encoding MSTSTGDTPTEGTTPADLQAAAADFTWLLNRFATETAGVVDAIAVSSDGLLIAVSELREHADSERLAAIVSGITSLAAGASGNYGLGGLNKVIIDLEGGHVLVSAIGSGAVLGVVTDKEAKLGNIAYEMTLFANRAGSALSPQLVLELKNSVGAASKR
- a CDS encoding ATP-binding protein, which encodes MSTNEVGASTRSAPSPSRGSTRGRGIRGIRDFAERWPFRRKLNILVGVPLAVVAVLLTYLFADQVGQSQDASDAAQLVRDSAEVAKLVGQLEAEHQQAVLLSVRHQATWDGATPSQSAYREAQIRVDNQVEKVHATFGGRLPDEEAQALREVNGLEDLRNTIEKAYLPADNIDPAYSDAAKGLIDGLGLDRNPALAATFTGNLLDSLLRADAAHGAFETGVFSATTGDSNALIELIGAIGSYDEYTHQVERFGRFATAEQAEELGDIEHNTAQAAIARQYAELQIDPGSLQADTPSEIKNAFQTALDSYPDYRAQARTRLKTTTSLIDQIADRADTASRDARSNAAWLLGSALLGFVLWLAFSVAVRRSVVRPVQALTGAAKQVAEVAGRELARVADDDTEDTGTPRLQEMPVTAKDEIGDLADVFNQVQTTSVALLERQVLSRRNVAEMFGNVGRRVSNLTTRQLALIDAVERGETDPALLERLYSIDHIAVRLRRNADSLMLLAGIRETVLDSGPLALTNVVRAALGQIEGFQRVSLQAGTEVMVEPDIIGDLTLMVAELVENAVSFSPAGSPVEVIVKDSHEGALVVISDHGLGMSAERLEEENARLIRRERLDLVPTKVLGLFVVGTLARRWDVGVTLTRTPGGGVTAEVTIPSSLLLTMSPLAVASGGAAATAGTAAESRTAPTTGASATATGTLPNSTATPHTAAPVVGARPATTTGTLPETARDPRTSRSAGAVPAARAESTVGGTAKAGSGQGDATPAEAGVRGGGPSASNGSPASATGEPAPLPRRIPHRDIPSSTAPLIPQARSGEATTAGATGNGDGGDGARPLRRRVRGATLRTTLGADAVPKAAPPRPADAEAVRDALDEFEAAVERAHRDSETGSHTRPVFEDDVETHRTASDPPHDQNHSPEGAEQ